A window of Littorina saxatilis isolate snail1 linkage group LG7, US_GU_Lsax_2.0, whole genome shotgun sequence contains these coding sequences:
- the LOC138971863 gene encoding myomodulin neuropeptides 2-like: MQTVLLCVGTVLLLQPTLSLAFADADDADDSGYARTRRGWSMMRLGRGLQMLRLGKRASTSSLDSSAQATPEQMRALLSSMVDEARNEIRRQPPFARGYKREPKVTQDTADDLYSLLGEGYVSRVLPLHYSRLVSQGRFKRSTAGNRFQDQVPEYDQSMDDSRIRAVALPRIGRYLGQLYKYRPVKAVPAPRIGREDFASVDLTDKQSSKQGQQMKREDSQFNDQQSSNDASSGASQMSL; the protein is encoded by the exons ATGCAAACAGTTTTGTTGTGCGTCGGGACGGTCCTTCTCCTGCAGCCAA CCCTATCCCTGGCTTTCGCGGACGCTGACGATGCCGACGACAGTGGTTATGCCCGCACACGACGAGGATGGAGCATGATGAGGCTGGGCCGAGGGCTCCAGATGCTCAGGCTGGGGAAGCGGGCATCCACTTCGTCTCTCGACTCGTCAGCGCAGGCCACGCCAGAGCAGATGAGAGCTCTGCTGTCTAGCATGGTGGACGAAGCCAGAAACGAAATCAG ACGCCAGCCGCCTTTTGCCCGCGGTTACAAGAGAGAACCGAAAGTGACCCAGGACACCGCCGATGACCTCTACTCGTTGCTTGGCGAAGGCTATGTCTCCAGAGTTCTCCCCCTTCACTACTCGCGTCTCGTCAGCCAGGGGCGCTTCAAGAGGTCCACAGCTGGAAACCGGTTTCAGGATCAGGTTCCCGAATACGACCAGTCCATGGACGATTCTCGAATCCGCGCCGTTGCACTGCCCCGCATCGGGAGATACCTTGGTCAACTGTACAAGTACAGGCCTGTGAAGGCTGTTCCGGCTCCAAGAATAGGCCGCGAGGACTTCGCCAGCGTTGACTTGACGGACAAGCAGAGCTCCAAGCAAGGCCAGCAGATGAAGCGAGAGGATAGTCAGTTTAACGACCAGCAGTCCTCCAACGACGCATCATCGGGGGCATCCCAGATGAGCTTATAA